A stretch of Fundicoccus culcitae DNA encodes these proteins:
- a CDS encoding DUF2815 family protein, which yields MTKINPTKVVTGEVRLSYANVWEPRPGMNGGKDKYSVSLIIPKSDTKTIEKIEAAMDAAIEVGIGKFGGKKPNKAALKLPLRDGDVERDDAAYKDAYFINANSVQAPQIVDQSVQPILERSEVYSGIYARVSLNFYAYNVNGNRGVAVGLGNVQKLRDGAPLGGRTSAVSDFDAVDDDFLA from the coding sequence ATGACAAAGATTAATCCAACAAAAGTAGTAACAGGTGAAGTTCGTTTATCTTACGCAAATGTGTGGGAACCAAGACCGGGGATGAATGGTGGCAAAGATAAGTATTCTGTGAGTTTGATTATTCCAAAATCTGATACAAAAACGATTGAAAAGATAGAAGCAGCTATGGATGCGGCCATTGAAGTGGGGATTGGTAAATTTGGTGGTAAGAAACCTAATAAAGCTGCTTTAAAGTTACCGCTTCGTGATGGAGATGTAGAACGTGATGATGCGGCATACAAAGATGCCTATTTCATTAACGCGAACTCAGTTCAAGCACCACAAATTGTTGACCAATCAGTCCAGCCAATTCTTGAACGTTCTGAAGTTTACTCAGGTATTTATGCACGTGTGTCATTAAATTTTTATGCGTATAACGTTAACGGTAATCGAGGTGTGGCAGTTGGCCTCGGTAACGTTCAGAAGCTACGTGACGGTGCACCTTTAGGTGGTCGAACTTCAGCAGTTTCAGATTTTGATGCAGTTGACGATGACTTTTTAGCCTAG
- a CDS encoding DUF2800 domain-containing protein produces METKKHALLSASSSHKWLNHGPIALLEAMVPEEESSEAAEQGTAAHAMAEHFLKLKLNQASVLEDSIYHDEDMERYCQDYANFVVEHKESLGENTLLFIEQRLDFSPYVPEGFGTGDAVLISDKILHLIDFKYGRYYVNPENNTQLLLYALGALNLVDSIYDIEEVRMTIYQPRIGNVSTWTMDTGPILEWANGELKVKAMQAYKGEGNLEYGDWLGMTKIKAISKDRAKHHLELRKYQLREAHLLNDEEMAEVLSHVDDLVRWGKDVKEFAQKQAVENDKHYPGFKLVEGRSSRRYVNVKSVEQRAAEQGIQDIYQHSLLPLTKLESKLGKEKFHDIFGDLITKPLGEPTLVSESDGRPEIVKHDVNADFK; encoded by the coding sequence ATGGAGACTAAGAAACACGCCTTGCTTTCCGCCTCCAGTTCTCACAAATGGTTGAATCATGGACCGATTGCATTACTTGAAGCGATGGTTCCGGAAGAAGAATCATCAGAAGCGGCAGAACAGGGGACTGCAGCACATGCGATGGCCGAACATTTCTTAAAATTGAAGTTAAATCAAGCGTCAGTTTTAGAAGATTCGATTTATCATGACGAAGACATGGAACGCTACTGTCAGGACTATGCCAACTTTGTGGTTGAACATAAAGAATCATTAGGTGAAAACACATTGTTGTTTATCGAACAGCGATTGGACTTTTCGCCCTATGTTCCAGAAGGATTTGGTACAGGAGATGCTGTACTTATCTCAGACAAAATATTGCATCTGATTGATTTTAAGTACGGCAGATACTACGTCAATCCTGAGAACAATACTCAGCTTCTATTGTATGCCCTAGGTGCACTCAATCTCGTCGATAGCATCTACGATATCGAAGAAGTTCGTATGACCATCTACCAGCCGCGTATTGGTAATGTATCGACTTGGACGATGGATACGGGACCCATTTTAGAGTGGGCAAATGGTGAGCTGAAAGTCAAAGCCATGCAAGCTTATAAAGGTGAGGGCAATTTGGAGTATGGCGACTGGTTAGGAATGACTAAAATCAAAGCTATCTCCAAAGACCGAGCCAAGCATCATCTTGAACTGCGTAAATACCAGTTGAGAGAAGCTCATTTACTGAATGATGAGGAGATGGCCGAAGTTCTATCTCACGTTGATGATTTAGTGAGGTGGGGCAAGGATGTTAAAGAGTTCGCTCAAAAACAAGCAGTTGAAAATGATAAGCATTATCCCGGATTTAAGTTAGTCGAAGGACGATCCAGTCGTAGGTACGTGAATGTGAAATCAGTCGAACAACGAGCAGCCGAACAAGGAATACAGGATATTTACCAACACTCCTTACTACCACTCACTAAGCTTGAAAGTAAGTTAGGTAAAGAGAAATTTCATGATATATTTGGAGACCTTATTACTAAACCATTAGGGGAACCAACGTTGGTTTCTGAATCGGATGGTCGCCCAGAAATTGTTAAACATGATGTAAATGCAGATTTTAAATAG
- a CDS encoding sigma-70 family RNA polymerase sigma factor, with protein sequence MKKRFITVKTAIQVNGKTILVNQEVEVSEEIYLEMMREEWREDKRAQRAYRDVNRVWENYKDEKSNWLSGSPDQFKALAGTGELLSLLKMGLPLSLDRISETTNFEATAQTNVEEDAEAHLLYGAFEEVLNDFSERNKLIMSLLFIEELTEREVADIVGCSQKTVNNTKKKLLPIIQEALIDWK encoded by the coding sequence ATGAAAAAACGATTTATTACAGTAAAAACAGCAATACAGGTTAATGGTAAAACTATCCTTGTTAATCAAGAGGTCGAAGTATCAGAAGAAATCTACTTAGAAATGATGCGCGAAGAATGGCGTGAAGATAAACGAGCTCAACGTGCGTATAGAGATGTCAATCGTGTCTGGGAAAATTACAAAGATGAAAAATCTAATTGGCTCTCGGGATCACCCGACCAATTTAAAGCATTAGCGGGCACCGGTGAGCTGCTGAGCCTTTTGAAGATGGGGTTGCCGCTATCTTTAGATCGTATCTCTGAAACTACAAACTTTGAAGCGACAGCTCAGACAAATGTAGAGGAAGATGCTGAAGCTCATCTATTGTATGGGGCATTTGAAGAAGTGCTGAATGATTTTTCTGAGCGTAACAAACTGATTATGTCCCTTTTATTTATAGAAGAATTGACCGAGCGTGAAGTGGCAGATATTGTTGGTTGTTCTCAAAAGACGGTTAATAATACCAAGAAAAAATTATTACCAATTATCCAAGAAGCATTGATAGATTGGAAATAA